The genome window CTCCTGTTCTGAGGTCATCAAAGTTGTTATAATATGAAATTAGAAAACGTACAAGATGCTGCATTGGTAATGCAGTACATCGAGGGTAATGAGAAAGGTATAGAAATCCTTATCACCCGTCACAAACAAAGAATCTACAGTTTTATTTTTTCCAAGGTACTGGACCGAGACATTACAGAAGATATTTTTCAAGATACCTTCATTAAGGTTATTCGCACGCTTAAAAAGGGGAACTATAATGAAGAGGGTAAATTTCTTCCTTGGGTAATGCGTATTGCGCACAATCTAGTTATTGATCATTTTAGACGTAATAAGCGCATGCCTAAATTTCAGTCTCGTAATGATTTTGACATCTTTGATGTGATCAGCGATGGAGAGGAAAGTATGGAATATGAAATGATTACCAGTCAGATGCATGAAGATGTTAGACGTCTGATAGAAGAGCTGCCAGATGATCAAAAGGAAGTGCTTACCATGCGTATTTTTAAAGAAATGTCCTTTAAGGAAATAGCTGCATCTACCGATGTAAGTATCAATACAGCATTAGGAAGAATGCGTTATGCGCTTATTAATTTACGTAAGGTAATCGGTAAGCATAATATCATATTAACAAGATAATTTTAGTATTTTATTTGATTCTTATAATATAGTTACAAAAAGTACGTTTAATTCAAAACTAAACTTACTTACAACATGGCACAACTTTACAATGAATCATTTCCAGAACCAGTGAAACCTTCGGGACCCAAAGAGGAGACGGTAAAATTCTTGCTCGACTTTTCAAAAGCATTAAGTGTTACACGATATAAGAACATGACGTTTGAAACACTTAACAATTGACACCTCTCAGCCTGGTGTCAATATTTGTTTTCAATTTGAAAATCCATTCTCAAAGCTACTGAGAATGGGTTTTCTCTTTTGTGATGGTTTTGCTTGCGCTAAAGAGAAGTAGGTTCCTGACACTTATATTATTTGATATGCTTATCATGACATTACCCCAGAAAGTTTGGATTTAATATCCTGAA of Nonlabens sp. Ci31 contains these proteins:
- a CDS encoding sigma-70 family RNA polymerase sigma factor, encoding MKLENVQDAALVMQYIEGNEKGIEILITRHKQRIYSFIFSKVLDRDITEDIFQDTFIKVIRTLKKGNYNEEGKFLPWVMRIAHNLVIDHFRRNKRMPKFQSRNDFDIFDVISDGEESMEYEMITSQMHEDVRRLIEELPDDQKEVLTMRIFKEMSFKEIAASTDVSINTALGRMRYALINLRKVIGKHNIILTR